TCTTATTATTATTAACCCGCTGTTTTTGTCGCATGAAATCAATTATGTCGATTAGGTATTAAATGGTTGCCCCAATTTTCCCCTCTTTATAAATTGTTTTATCCCCAGACCTGTATTTTTCAAATGATCGAATGCCATTTTCTGCGAAGGCCAGGAACCAAGTCCACAATCAGGTCCTGCGTATTGTATCCTGTCACCAAAAATCGCATACGCTTTTTCAAGTCTTTTTTCAATGATCTCAGGGGTTTCCATTTTCGTGGTGATCTCTTCGAGCTTCGCCGGCTCTTTCCATACGTTCATGCCGTATTTTTCGTTCAATCCTGCTGCCATATTGAAGATATCGGTTCTTGAAACGCCTATCCTCAGGAATTTATCGTTATCCACAAGATCTTTTTTATCAATGAGGTCAAGATACGATGGGTTGGCCGCAGATTCCACACCGATCACGCTGATGTGGGGTACTCTGCATACGAGCTTATAATGAAGCGGGGAATGAAGATGTATCTCCGTATCAATTTTGTGTGAAAATGCGGTCTTTGTAGCTTTTTCCAGGGCCACCGCCAGGTCGCTTTCACTGAACATGACCTGCGGGTTTATGCCTATACTGGGTTCATCTATTGAGATCGTGGATATGTTGAACTGTTTTGCGTTGTCTATCGAATTACTGATGAATCTGTCGATGCTCGTCGCGAAAGCATTGAGAACATCGGTATACGCTGTCCCTCCGAACTGTTTCAGGTAAAGTTCCAAAGGACCGGTGACGCATACGCGTATGTTCAATTTCCTGGCATTTTTCCTGTAATATTCGGCTCCAACTTCTTCGATAGCAT
The genomic region above belongs to Candidatus Methanoperedens sp. and contains:
- a CDS encoding methionine synthase is translated as MILFDDIGSYPLPKDIPKTWVADAIKRKDPKFQTCVRDAMRQKIEAGVDTPTYPQFQDMNQQFLDIINDEAFTEEPLIVRNEKARILELDAIEEVGAEYYRKNARKLNIRVCVTGPLELYLKQFGGTAYTDVLNAFATSIDRFISNSIDNAKQFNISTISIDEPSIGINPQVMFSESDLAVALEKATKTAFSHKIDTEIHLHSPLHYKLVCRVPHISVIGVESAANPSYLDLIDKKDLVDNDKFLRIGVSRTDIFNMAAGLNEKYGMNVWKEPAKLEEITTKMETPEIIEKRLEKAYAIFGDRIQYAGPDCGLGSWPSQKMAFDHLKNTGLGIKQFIKRGKLGQPFNT